One window from the genome of Streptomyces sp. NBC_01476 encodes:
- a CDS encoding tetratricopeptide repeat protein, whose protein sequence is MARRAGRLMAAGARVMRLVAAVARPVLTLLLGPPGTAVGGAAGAAASSGGDALERVAARQQALPGLLRFSRRGRVPTVADADDPIWLGVHPAAPNGHGGTGFGRVPAFIDRDVMPQVEAALSAGEGFVLLVGESTAGKSRLAYEVMRQHFPKYHLVVPDSRESMVRLVDFVVRLPRAVVWLDELDVYLGAGGLTAGQVRRMLDAEGSRVVVLATMSAQQHSRFGARTEADNEPGRDVLRSGREVIRLAATVRVDRTWSAAELARARRRAEDPRIKAAVNGAGSGLRGVAEYLAAAPQLLDEWHNAWSTGTHPRAAALVAAAADARRAGYHRPLPEDVLRRMHAVHLERRGGMALRPEPWAEALDWATEPLHATSSLLLPRDGRRYLAFDYLHHTLDEQVPPPRIPGEVWEILIEHADAVDAQDIGATAYQRGDLAHAMAAFEKAGVDRGRLARQWYATCVGEAGDPGRAAGLYGELVAESTGELGPDARETLENRNAYARYVGMAGHPAEAVELLRGVIADRTRVLGADHSHTLNSRNNLALLLGESGRIGPALAEFEAVLADRTRLLGADHPHTLAARSGHARALGAAGHAAEAADLLEILVLDRTRVLGDDHPATLGSRNAYACFVGDGGDRPHAARLLQQILEDRIRYLGADHPWTVRTERELARFRP, encoded by the coding sequence ATGGCGCGCAGGGCGGGGCGGCTCATGGCAGCCGGTGCGAGGGTGATGCGGCTGGTGGCGGCGGTGGCACGGCCCGTCCTGACCCTGCTGCTCGGGCCGCCGGGGACCGCGGTCGGCGGGGCCGCCGGGGCCGCGGCCTCCTCGGGCGGTGACGCGCTGGAGCGGGTGGCGGCACGGCAGCAGGCGCTGCCGGGGCTGCTGCGGTTCTCCCGCCGGGGCCGCGTGCCGACGGTGGCCGACGCGGACGACCCGATCTGGCTCGGGGTGCACCCGGCGGCGCCGAACGGGCACGGCGGGACGGGCTTCGGGCGGGTGCCGGCGTTCATCGACCGTGATGTGATGCCGCAGGTGGAGGCGGCGCTCAGCGCGGGGGAGGGCTTCGTGCTGCTGGTCGGCGAGTCGACGGCCGGCAAATCGAGGCTCGCCTACGAGGTGATGCGGCAGCACTTTCCGAAGTACCACCTGGTCGTCCCGGACAGCCGGGAGTCGATGGTGCGGCTGGTCGACTTCGTCGTACGGCTGCCACGGGCCGTGGTGTGGCTCGACGAACTCGACGTCTACCTCGGCGCCGGCGGGCTGACGGCGGGCCAGGTGCGGCGGATGCTGGACGCCGAGGGCTCGCGGGTGGTGGTGCTGGCGACCATGAGCGCCCAGCAGCACAGCCGGTTCGGGGCCAGGACCGAGGCGGACAACGAACCGGGCCGCGATGTGCTGCGCAGCGGGCGCGAGGTGATCCGCCTGGCCGCCACCGTCCGGGTCGACCGGACGTGGAGCGCCGCCGAGCTCGCCAGGGCCCGGCGCCGCGCCGAGGATCCCCGGATCAAGGCCGCGGTCAACGGCGCCGGATCGGGGCTGCGCGGGGTGGCCGAGTACCTGGCCGCCGCGCCGCAGCTGCTGGACGAGTGGCACAACGCCTGGTCGACCGGCACCCACCCGCGCGCCGCCGCCCTGGTCGCGGCAGCCGCCGACGCCCGCCGCGCCGGCTACCACCGGCCGCTCCCCGAGGACGTACTGCGCCGGATGCACGCCGTCCACCTGGAGCGCCGCGGCGGCATGGCGTTACGCCCGGAGCCCTGGGCCGAGGCGCTGGACTGGGCCACCGAGCCGCTGCACGCCACGTCCAGCCTGCTGCTGCCCCGTGACGGCCGCCGCTATCTGGCCTTCGACTACCTCCACCACACGCTGGACGAGCAGGTTCCGCCGCCGCGCATTCCGGGCGAGGTCTGGGAGATCCTCATCGAGCACGCCGACGCCGTCGACGCGCAGGACATCGGTGCCACCGCCTATCAGCGCGGCGATCTCGCGCACGCGATGGCGGCCTTCGAGAAGGCGGGTGTGGACCGCGGCCGGCTTGCCCGGCAGTGGTACGCGACCTGCGTCGGCGAGGCCGGCGACCCCGGACGTGCGGCCGGCCTGTACGGGGAGCTGGTGGCCGAGTCGACCGGCGAGCTGGGCCCGGACGCCCGCGAGACGCTGGAGAACCGCAACGCCTATGCCCGCTACGTCGGCATGGCCGGTCACCCGGCCGAAGCCGTCGAGCTGCTGCGCGGTGTCATCGCCGACCGGACTCGGGTCCTGGGCGCGGATCACTCGCACACCTTGAACAGCCGCAACAACCTGGCCCTGCTGCTCGGCGAGTCCGGCCGGATCGGCCCGGCGCTTGCGGAGTTCGAAGCCGTCCTCGCCGACCGCACCCGGTTGCTGGGCGCCGACCATCCGCACACCTTGGCCGCCCGCAGCGGCCACGCCCGCGCCCTGGGCGCCGCAGGCCACGCGGCAGAAGCCGCCGACCTGCTGGAAATCCTCGTACTGGACCGCACCCGCGTCCTCGGCGACGACCATCCCGCCACCCTCGGCAGCCGCAACGCCTACGCCTGCTTCGTCGGTGACGGCGGGGACCGCCCGCACGCCGCCCGCCTGCTCCAGCAGATCCTGGAGGACCGCATCCGGTACCTCGGCGCGGACCACCCCTGGACCGTGCGCACCGAGCGGGAGCTGGCCCGCTTCCGCCCGTGA
- a CDS encoding branched-chain amino acid ABC transporter ATP-binding protein/permease produces MLTRARDRVGLPALTLLLLLALAPLVVRGVSEQGILVLAMIYAVGAVGLDVLTGYSGQFSFGQFVYFAIGAYVMSSVRIHAHWPWVPAIIAGVVAAALVAAVIGSLFVRLRFFGSAVGTFFLGAVAVDLLSGSRLAHWTGGSNGLTVLPVTIGSHSLSEGDWLYYTVWIGLALSVALCLRYTKVRAGMAARVVKENEVVAAVLGVRVFREKVRAQAIAGAVAGLGGCLLALDVGYLSPDTFGISQSIELFAIVAVGGTGSIVGPILGAIFFFSMVNGLASTSASASQLIFSLVVLVVVVLFNRGLYDLVEQGARQLRALVRRTPATAGGAAEPAAVPQPAAERTVTAPLNGKPTGEVAKTPAGTPLLTLEGIGVDFGGVRALDDVGLRVGRGEVHAIIGPNGAGKTTLLNCISGIQPAMGHVTLDGDDLTALPVSVRRGRGISRTFQHPSLVADLTVLQNVEVGAYATHNGSVALELAGLPVTRRRDRLAHERAVEALELLEFPRHRWGVHAGELTMGEQKHIDIARALANKPKLLLLDEPTAGLGEEEIDAVANAIEGVRRAGVTVLVIAHHVGFVRRIADGCTVLDFGRVLTTGTAAEVLADDQVVEVFVGAGRKS; encoded by the coding sequence ATGTTGACGCGCGCCAGGGACAGAGTCGGGTTGCCGGCGCTGACGCTCCTGCTGCTGCTGGCACTGGCACCGCTGGTGGTCCGTGGTGTCAGTGAGCAGGGCATCCTTGTCCTCGCCATGATCTACGCGGTCGGCGCGGTCGGCCTCGACGTGCTGACCGGCTACTCCGGCCAGTTCTCGTTCGGCCAGTTCGTGTACTTCGCCATCGGGGCGTACGTCATGTCCTCGGTGCGCATCCACGCGCACTGGCCATGGGTGCCGGCGATCATCGCCGGGGTCGTCGCCGCGGCGCTGGTCGCCGCGGTCATCGGCTCGCTCTTCGTCCGGCTGCGGTTCTTCGGCTCGGCCGTGGGGACGTTCTTCCTCGGCGCGGTGGCGGTCGACCTGCTCAGCGGCTCCCGGCTCGCGCACTGGACCGGCGGCTCCAACGGCCTGACCGTACTGCCCGTGACGATCGGGTCCCACAGCCTGTCCGAAGGCGACTGGCTCTACTACACGGTGTGGATCGGCCTCGCGCTCAGCGTCGCCCTCTGCCTGCGCTACACCAAGGTCCGCGCCGGCATGGCGGCCCGGGTGGTGAAGGAGAACGAGGTCGTCGCCGCCGTCCTCGGGGTGCGGGTGTTCCGCGAGAAGGTGCGCGCGCAGGCCATCGCCGGCGCCGTCGCCGGGCTCGGCGGATGCCTGCTGGCGCTTGACGTCGGCTACCTTTCCCCCGACACGTTCGGCATCAGCCAGTCCATCGAACTCTTCGCGATCGTCGCGGTCGGCGGCACCGGCAGCATCGTGGGGCCGATCCTCGGCGCGATCTTCTTCTTCAGCATGGTCAACGGCCTGGCGTCCACCTCGGCGTCCGCGTCCCAGCTGATCTTCTCCCTCGTGGTGCTCGTGGTCGTCGTGCTCTTCAACCGCGGTCTGTACGACCTGGTCGAGCAGGGTGCGCGGCAGTTGCGCGCTCTGGTGCGCCGGACGCCGGCCACGGCCGGCGGCGCGGCGGAGCCTGCGGCCGTCCCGCAGCCTGCCGCGGAGCGGACCGTGACGGCGCCGCTCAACGGGAAACCCACCGGTGAGGTGGCCAAGACGCCGGCCGGCACGCCACTGCTCACCCTTGAGGGCATCGGCGTCGACTTCGGCGGTGTGCGGGCACTGGACGATGTGGGCCTGCGGGTCGGCCGGGGCGAGGTCCACGCGATCATCGGCCCCAACGGCGCAGGGAAGACGACGCTGCTCAACTGCATCAGCGGCATCCAGCCGGCGATGGGTCATGTGACCCTCGACGGCGACGACCTGACGGCGCTGCCGGTGTCCGTCCGGCGGGGCCGCGGCATCTCCCGGACCTTCCAGCACCCGTCGCTGGTCGCGGACCTCACCGTCCTGCAGAACGTCGAGGTGGGTGCCTACGCGACGCACAACGGCTCGGTCGCCCTCGAACTCGCCGGCCTGCCCGTCACCCGGCGCCGTGACCGGCTGGCCCACGAACGTGCCGTCGAGGCACTGGAGTTGCTGGAATTCCCCCGGCACCGCTGGGGCGTCCACGCGGGCGAGCTGACGATGGGCGAGCAGAAGCACATCGACATCGCCCGCGCCCTGGCCAACAAGCCGAAGCTGCTGCTGCTCGACGAGCCGACGGCGGGGCTCGGCGAGGAGGAGATCGACGCGGTCGCGAACGCCATCGAGGGCGTACGGCGGGCCGGGGTGACCGTCCTGGTGATCGCCCATCACGTGGGGTTCGTCCGGAGGATCGCCGACGGCTGCACCGTCCTGGACTTCGGCCGGGTCCTCACCACGGGCACGGCCGCCGAGGTGCTGGCCGACGACCAGGTCGTCGAGGTGTTCGTCGGAGCCGGGAGAAAGTCATGA
- a CDS encoding LPFR motif small protein, which translates to MLTAIADVLGKIGSAIATVVTLPFRALARLFGGASSSAHGHH; encoded by the coding sequence ATGCTCACCGCAATCGCGGACGTGCTCGGCAAGATCGGCAGCGCCATCGCCACCGTTGTCACCCTGCCCTTCCGCGCCCTGGCCCGGCTCTTCGGCGGGGCATCGAGCAGCGCCCACGGTCACCACTGA
- a CDS encoding Zn-ribbon domain-containing OB-fold protein: MSTVEKPLPDLSDPVTAPFWAATREGRLTVPRSTVCGYRLWPPEAVCPECLQPGFAWEEVEPAGTLWSYATYHRALDPAFAGDLPYVVGLVELSCGLKMYGIMRGDPGDMAIGRAVTAVFEPVNDDVTFVRWQLV, translated from the coding sequence ATGAGCACAGTCGAGAAGCCCCTGCCCGATCTGTCCGACCCGGTGACCGCGCCGTTCTGGGCGGCGACACGCGAGGGACGACTCACTGTCCCGCGCAGCACCGTCTGCGGCTACCGCCTGTGGCCGCCGGAGGCGGTCTGCCCGGAGTGCCTGCAGCCGGGGTTCGCCTGGGAGGAGGTCGAACCGGCCGGGACGCTGTGGAGTTACGCGACCTACCACCGCGCGCTCGACCCGGCGTTCGCCGGCGACCTGCCGTACGTGGTCGGTCTCGTCGAGCTCTCCTGCGGGCTGAAGATGTACGGCATCATGCGCGGCGACCCGGGCGACATGGCCATCGGCCGTGCGGTCACCGCGGTGTTCGAGCCGGTGAACGACGACGTCACCTTCGTCCGCTGGCAGCTGGTGTGA
- a CDS encoding GntR family transcriptional regulator encodes MSGWSPVAIGRVAAPLRNQVLDILRQEILDLRLRPGQRLIERELMEKLGVSRATVREVVVRLESEGLVTTVPQRGAIVTVLTVAEAEDIYEMRVALEMLAARHFVERASDEQVRRLRQAYDDLAAIPEAVDGTLGLLRAKDAFYEILLEGAASPVLTRTLTGLQSRVRLLRQTSLSLPGRARQTLEELQAIVCAIEARDADAAAEASAAHIRTAARIGLARMAESEAATDAPR; translated from the coding sequence GTGAGCGGCTGGTCCCCGGTGGCGATCGGCCGCGTGGCGGCGCCCCTGCGCAACCAGGTGCTCGACATCCTCCGCCAGGAGATCCTCGACCTCCGGCTGCGGCCCGGCCAGCGGCTGATCGAGCGCGAACTCATGGAGAAACTCGGCGTCTCGCGGGCGACCGTGCGCGAGGTCGTCGTCCGGCTGGAGTCCGAGGGGCTGGTGACCACCGTCCCGCAGCGCGGCGCGATCGTGACCGTACTGACGGTGGCGGAGGCCGAGGACATCTACGAGATGCGGGTGGCCCTCGAAATGCTCGCCGCGCGGCACTTCGTCGAACGGGCCAGCGACGAGCAGGTGCGGCGGCTGCGGCAGGCGTACGACGACCTCGCCGCGATACCCGAGGCGGTGGACGGCACGCTGGGGCTGCTGCGCGCGAAGGACGCGTTCTACGAGATCCTGCTGGAGGGTGCGGCCAGCCCGGTGCTCACCCGGACGCTCACCGGCCTGCAGAGCCGGGTACGGCTGCTGCGGCAGACCTCGCTCTCCCTGCCCGGCCGGGCCCGGCAGACCCTCGAAGAGCTCCAGGCCATCGTGTGCGCGATCGAGGCGCGGGACGCGGACGCGGCAGCCGAGGCCAGCGCGGCGCACATCCGTACCGCGGCACGGATCGGTCTCGCCCGTATGGCGGAGTCCGAGGCCGCGACCGATGCGCCTCGCTGA
- a CDS encoding ABC transporter ATP-binding protein has protein sequence MKTLKERAAGTPGTGLRIDDLHVRFSGARVIDGLSLTVAPGEIVGLAGRNGAGKTTTLRSISGLVARSGGVIELDGVRLPSRPESVARAGVAHVPEGRGIFADLTVEENIRLGLVRKVPAAQTLRGALEEAFPVVVRLRDQKAGRLSGGEQQMVALFRGLIGKPRVLLVDEMSLGLSPRALLTAIEALAELGRAHGIGVLVVDQNSRMLHEHCDRVYLLGGGRVRLWDDTSNIASAYFE, from the coding sequence ATGAAGACGCTGAAGGAACGGGCCGCCGGGACGCCCGGCACGGGTCTGCGCATCGACGACCTGCACGTGCGCTTCTCGGGCGCGCGGGTGATCGACGGACTGTCGCTCACCGTCGCGCCCGGGGAGATCGTCGGCCTGGCCGGCCGCAACGGCGCGGGCAAGACCACCACGCTGCGCTCGATCTCGGGCCTCGTCGCGCGCAGCGGTGGCGTCATCGAACTGGACGGCGTACGGCTGCCGTCGCGGCCGGAATCGGTCGCCCGGGCCGGCGTCGCCCATGTCCCCGAAGGCCGGGGCATCTTCGCCGATCTGACGGTCGAGGAGAACATCCGGCTCGGGCTGGTACGCAAGGTGCCCGCCGCGCAGACGCTGCGGGGCGCGCTGGAGGAGGCGTTCCCCGTCGTCGTCCGGCTCCGCGACCAGAAGGCCGGCCGGCTCAGCGGTGGTGAGCAGCAGATGGTGGCGCTCTTCCGCGGGCTGATCGGCAAGCCGCGGGTGCTGCTGGTGGACGAGATGAGTCTCGGGCTGTCGCCGCGCGCGCTGCTGACCGCGATCGAGGCACTGGCGGAACTCGGGCGCGCGCACGGCATCGGCGTCCTGGTCGTGGACCAGAACAGCCGGATGCTGCACGAACACTGCGACCGGGTGTACCTGCTGGGCGGCGGGCGGGTCCGGCTGTGGGACGACACCAGTAACATCGCGTCGGCGTACTTCGAGTGA
- a CDS encoding SRPBCC family protein codes for MATDEKTAAEPTPMALLKQEIGQYLGARAKHMARKAGSRLTEATERLAGDGDDGGSIPKIGARVLHGENPVKAVAGEKADDVKGAVKDKVKDALPGGGGSSDGDRSADTKATNIVEMIDVGVPLRTAYDHWTEYESFSGFTKGVQEAERGEEATSEWTVKIGPSTRKWKASIQEQVPDDRIVWTSEGAQGTTQGAVSFHEITPTLTRIILVLVYYPSGIVEKTGNIWRAQGRRVRLDFKNFQRYVTFADEEAEGWRGEIRGGEIVRTHEDAMAEEEADEEDDEEDDEDDEGEDDAEDQDEE; via the coding sequence ATGGCGACAGATGAGAAGACTGCGGCAGAGCCGACCCCCATGGCGCTGCTGAAACAGGAGATCGGTCAGTATCTCGGCGCGCGGGCGAAGCACATGGCGCGCAAGGCCGGCAGCAGACTGACCGAGGCGACCGAACGGCTCGCCGGTGACGGGGACGACGGCGGGAGCATTCCCAAGATCGGCGCCCGCGTGCTGCACGGGGAGAACCCGGTGAAGGCGGTCGCCGGCGAGAAGGCGGACGACGTCAAGGGCGCGGTCAAGGACAAGGTCAAGGACGCGCTGCCCGGCGGCGGCGGGTCGTCGGACGGGGACCGGTCGGCCGACACCAAGGCGACGAACATCGTCGAGATGATCGACGTCGGGGTGCCGCTGCGCACCGCCTACGACCACTGGACGGAGTACGAGAGTTTCAGCGGGTTCACCAAGGGCGTGCAGGAAGCCGAACGGGGTGAAGAGGCGACCAGCGAGTGGACCGTGAAGATCGGACCCTCGACCCGTAAGTGGAAGGCGAGCATCCAGGAGCAGGTGCCGGACGACCGCATCGTGTGGACGTCCGAGGGTGCGCAGGGGACCACCCAGGGCGCGGTGAGCTTCCACGAGATCACCCCCACCCTCACGCGGATCATCCTGGTCCTGGTCTATTACCCGTCCGGGATCGTGGAGAAGACCGGCAACATCTGGCGGGCCCAGGGCCGGCGGGTCCGGCTGGACTTCAAGAATTTCCAGCGCTATGTCACCTTCGCGGACGAGGAAGCAGAAGGCTGGCGGGGTGAGATCCGCGGCGGCGAGATCGTCCGCACCCATGAGGACGCGATGGCGGAGGAAGAGGCCGACGAGGAAGACGACGAGGAAGACGATGAAGACGACGAGGGCGAGGACGACGCGGAAGACCAGGACGAGGAATAG
- a CDS encoding thiolase family protein: MSTGIGPPPGIAIIGAGATEQGEIPDESPEVIAVRASVAALRDAGIDKSAIDGLITCKAPLTTHGTDEGMGPLLGINPDYSTTLDYGMAGFSLHLAAMAIQAGLASTVLLTYGTNARSAKIGFSRPIGGSAEWAALAGFLHVAGPAAMAARRHMHLYGTTEEQLGWVSVAQREWAALNPRAVFRTPMTIDDYLAQPYVVEPLRRADLTVISDGGAAFVVTSSERAADLHDKPVHLLGMAQRSAIRNEQNEDKLMRPWLGGIADQVYRNAGLGPDDIDLAYLQDGTSVWVLQMLEWYGFCGVGEAGPFLAEGHTRPGGRLPVNTHGGQLSESYTHNWMHLYEAVAQLRGAAGDRQVPAAEVALHAQTHDFWKGAATILSTRSAA, encoded by the coding sequence GTGAGTACAGGGATCGGGCCGCCACCCGGCATCGCCATCATTGGCGCGGGGGCCACGGAGCAGGGGGAGATTCCGGATGAATCACCCGAAGTGATCGCGGTACGGGCCTCGGTGGCCGCGCTGCGTGACGCCGGGATCGACAAGTCGGCCATCGACGGGCTGATCACCTGCAAGGCTCCGCTCACCACCCACGGCACCGACGAGGGCATGGGCCCGCTGCTCGGCATCAACCCCGACTACAGCACCACGCTGGACTACGGGATGGCCGGCTTCTCGCTGCACCTCGCCGCGATGGCCATCCAGGCCGGGCTGGCGAGCACGGTGCTGCTCACGTACGGGACGAACGCCCGCAGCGCGAAGATCGGGTTCAGCCGGCCGATCGGCGGCTCCGCGGAGTGGGCGGCGCTCGCCGGCTTCCTGCACGTCGCCGGCCCGGCCGCGATGGCCGCCCGGCGCCACATGCACCTCTACGGCACCACCGAGGAGCAGTTGGGCTGGGTGAGCGTCGCGCAGCGCGAGTGGGCGGCACTCAATCCGCGCGCGGTCTTCCGCACCCCGATGACGATCGACGACTACCTGGCGCAGCCGTACGTGGTGGAGCCGCTGCGGCGGGCCGACCTCACCGTCATCTCCGACGGCGGCGCGGCCTTCGTGGTCACCAGCAGCGAACGCGCCGCCGATCTGCACGACAAGCCGGTGCACCTGCTGGGTATGGCGCAGCGGTCGGCGATCCGCAACGAGCAGAACGAGGACAAGCTGATGCGGCCGTGGCTGGGCGGCATCGCCGACCAGGTGTACCGCAACGCGGGGCTCGGACCGGACGACATCGACCTGGCGTACCTGCAGGACGGGACGTCGGTGTGGGTGCTGCAGATGCTGGAGTGGTACGGCTTCTGCGGTGTCGGGGAGGCCGGCCCGTTCCTCGCGGAGGGCCACACCCGGCCGGGCGGACGGCTGCCGGTCAACACGCACGGCGGCCAGCTGTCGGAGAGCTACACCCACAACTGGATGCACCTGTACGAGGCGGTGGCCCAGCTGCGCGGAGCGGCCGGCGACCGCCAGGTCCCGGCGGCTGAAGTCGCCCTGCACGCCCAGACGCACGACTTCTGGAAGGGCGCCGCCACCATCCTCTCCACCCGGAGTGCGGCATGA
- a CDS encoding GntR family transcriptional regulator, giving the protein MGSDNTTAGGSTAGAPFARARIGRVAAPIREQVLDVIRQGILDFHLKPGQRLIERELIEQLGVSRPTIREVLSRLVAEGLVTIQPQHGAIVAVLSPVEAEDIYEMRVPLEVLVMQRFVRRATDEEIGQLRRALERIEEITASGSETQSRLRAKDDFYQIVFEGSRSPVLAQTLQSMQGRIRLLRVTSLAVPGRPEASLEEIRRLVEAIEQRDLDAVAAAATAHVRNASVSALSRLAETEPDAQPQPDAQPQPDAEPAPEAGASPAR; this is encoded by the coding sequence GTGGGTTCGGACAACACAACGGCGGGCGGCAGCACGGCCGGGGCACCCTTCGCCCGTGCCCGGATCGGCCGCGTCGCCGCCCCGATCCGCGAACAGGTCCTCGACGTGATCCGGCAGGGCATCCTCGACTTCCACCTCAAGCCCGGCCAGCGTCTCATCGAACGGGAGCTGATCGAGCAGTTGGGCGTCTCACGCCCCACCATCCGCGAGGTGCTCTCCCGTCTCGTCGCCGAGGGGCTGGTGACGATCCAGCCGCAGCACGGCGCGATCGTCGCGGTGCTCTCGCCCGTCGAGGCCGAGGACATCTACGAGATGCGGGTGCCGCTGGAAGTCCTCGTGATGCAGCGCTTCGTGCGGCGGGCGACCGATGAGGAGATCGGCCAGCTGCGCCGCGCGCTGGAGCGGATCGAGGAGATCACCGCGTCCGGTTCCGAGACGCAGAGCCGGCTGCGGGCCAAGGACGACTTCTACCAGATCGTCTTCGAGGGGTCCCGCAGCCCGGTGCTGGCCCAGACGCTGCAGAGCATGCAGGGGCGGATCCGGCTGCTGCGGGTCACCTCACTGGCCGTCCCGGGACGCCCGGAGGCGTCGCTTGAGGAGATCCGCCGGCTGGTCGAGGCGATCGAGCAGCGCGACCTCGACGCGGTGGCCGCGGCGGCGACCGCGCATGTGCGCAACGCCTCGGTGAGCGCGCTGAGCCGGCTGGCCGAGACCGAGCCGGACGCGCAGCCCCAGCCGGACGCGCAGCCCCAGCCGGACGCCGAGCCGGCCCCGGAAGCGGGTGCTTCGCCGGCCCGGTGA